The following coding sequences lie in one Acipenser ruthenus chromosome 47, fAciRut3.2 maternal haplotype, whole genome shotgun sequence genomic window:
- the LOC117401317 gene encoding NACHT domain- and WD repeat-containing protein 1-like, which produces MQALPLSDGQTLDLLKGRGSGIAEEISNVVRVFISSTFTDMSTERDALLDKAYPELQAFCQTLGLVFEVVDMRWGVRDAIAVDHMTIELCLREIQSCQRVSVGPIFTALIGNRYGYRPIPRVIEEQEFELLLSKLSADESATQLLKDWFWKDENSVPPAYILQPITTHLPHYSDTRPESRPQHQHDVATWWSTETQLSRLLRAAAVQAEKEGEFSREQRHRFFKSVTEWEIEQGLLASQQSNACVHLFLRELPDLSGSVSQKSSSQFIDIKEDGCVDTEAQELLSSLKMKISSNDSIKLNVHTVQLSKGAIDPCNKTHAQYLQTLCEQFISEMKQQILRRDQKNRAEEKWAWLLQEVSHHMALSASKCAVFCGRADLLNSICETVKEQDSGHHAPLVVFGPSGIGKTSMMCKLSQEVRRTLGEDSVLVLRLLGTSPMSSEIHSVLKSVCFQICSAYGFNHPTLQTINAYEDLVRFFHSTLAAASQKKAGSLVLILDSLDQLSPADGAHRLHWLPKECPQGVHIIVSTLGDGNPILEVLLGGIQNPDSYFAVGQLSLQQGEQVIRTYMAAAGRSLTPAQHSLILSSFNQCGHPFLLKLALDAASQWASYTPLPELQGATSTKEAVSQLYERLEKQHGRVLVTHALGFIVSSRSGLTEAELRDVLSVDDEVLADIYQYWPPPNSSMIRLPPLLWTRLRYDLGEYLVERQVDGNKVLALYHRQFIEMVQERYLSAEQKSRRHHVLADFFKGTWSQGARKPICLPSLKTSLNANRKVASQPLWFTDNVANLRKLRELPFHLLHAGRRDELKHNVIGNMDWLVCKTQACGIRSVIEDLCMCAEHIDCPEVRLVRDAFLLFKPTMDFIEGQMDSCLLHTELLARLHFFADSYSLIGSLCSQCSDFLSTSPNPTFIPLSGFFQPPGGPLKTTLTGFNKGITVLELCSQSRLLLVGAEDGRMIVWNVNDTEVIHTLTGHTAEVQCVRVIGKGTRCVSGSYDQTLRVWSLVTGKQLHCIEEGPRGPQNCALLHVEEKRGIIYSGTSTQLNAWQLETGSLLFCIDSESAVFTVIPGGDEPGIALAEGGLLTLWDRGTGRLGMTSKLCDLGRAVPTCTLPLRTHRRLAAGFSDGSVLLISTDGRFDAQKVASSISFLVVSEDETVLCAGHGKSVAVFQLDPSAMERCFVNDLEHEDTVLTAAVGTTQGVLITGSKNEAIRVWSLSSGALLDSFSGMGVSVTALVLVEDTLISASRHAYYLKLWRLHYNPRNKTTAPVPACRLLTAVSHHGEYVYFLKPGDRKKVIVWDYLQGSSVDTIDCSAEVCCLEVAQLKKLLFCGVRSGTVLVYPLEFRHDTMCIPPPEPLQKVCSIGLSKLEDRLAVAYEDTILVFDFNPGKDYPVIPGPIHKLAAPQHTVSSIAVLSDCSLLCGLGNGEVSFLKDSNAVPLQAHSSQITCIAISNQEIHALVGSQDSIQRLWNLKLGLLDHEMKYKSFFFEGILCAAFSQDDQYVYTGSHDRSIKVWHTGNGSLLAVQYVYASVPRIVATSEGFIAVSHLGYIIKERFISPKRIRAQYNPLQNSRDQYTVTSRERAALPLLRAPAQQGKSSKPTLKRSQSCAVL; this is translated from the exons ATGCAGGCTTTACCTCTGAGTGACGGACAGACCCTGGATCTTCTGAAGGGCAGGGGAAGTGGAATTGCAGAGGAGATATCCAATGTGGTGCGTGTCTTCATCAGCTCCACATTCACAG ATATGTCTACTGAGAGAGATGCTCTGCTGGACAAAGCCTACCCTGAGCTGCAGGCTTTCTGCCAGACACTGGGCCTGGTCTTTGAG GTAGTGGATATGCGATGGGGAGTGCGTGATGCGATAGCTGTGGATCACATGACAATTGAACTGTGCTTAAGGGAGATACAGTCCTGCCAGAGAGTGTCTGTGGGGCCAATCTTCACT GCTCTGATTGGAAACCGCTATGGCTACCGCCCCATTCCCAGAGTCATTGAAGAACAGGAGTTTGAGCTTCTTCTGTCCAAATTGAGTGCAGATGAAAGCGCTACGCAGCTCCTCAAAGACTGGTTCTGGAAGGATGAGAACTCAGTGCCCCCTGCCTACATCCTGCAGCCCATCACCACCCACCTGCCCCACTACAGCGACACCAGACCCGAGAGCCGGCCGCAGCACCAGCACGATGTCGCCACCTGGTGGAGCACCGAGACACAGCTTTCTCGTCTCCTCAGAGCAGCCGCTGTGcaggcagagaaggagggggagttCAGCAGGGAGCAGAGGCACAGGTTCTTCAAATCAG TTACTGAATGGGAAATTGAACAGGGTCTCCTAGCTAGCCAGCAGAGCAATGCCTGCGTGCATCTCTTTCTTCGAGAGCTGCCTGATCTCAGTGGCTCTGTAAGTCAGAAGAGTTCTTCCCAGTTTATCGATATCAAGGAAGATGGCTGCGTCGACACTGAAGCCCAGGAACTCCTCTCCAGCCTAAAGATGAAGATTTCTAGCAACGATTCCATCAAACTCAATGTGCACACCGTACAACTCAGCAAAGGAGCCATAGACCCCTGCAACAAGACCCATGCCCAGTACCTTCAGACCCTATGCGAGCAGTTCATCTCTGAGATGAAACAGCAGATCCTCCGAAGAGACCAAAAGAACCGGGCAGAAGAGAAGTGGGCTTGGCTTCTACAGGAGGTCTCCCACCACATGGCTTTGAGTGCCTCCAAATGTGCTGTCTTCTGTGGCCGAGCAGACCTGCTAAACAGCATCTGTGAAACCGTCAAGGAGCAGGATTCTGGCCACCATGCCCCTCTGGTTGTCTTTGGTCCTTCTGGAATAGGAAAGACCTCAATGATGTGCAAACTGTCCCAGGAAGTGCGTCGCACACTCGGGGAGGACTCCGTTCTGGTTTTGAGGCTTCTCGGAACATCTCCCATGAGTTCGGAGATCCACTCCGTTCTGAAAAGCGTTTGCTTCCAAATTTGTTCGGCTTATGGGTTCAATCATCCCACTCTCCAAACAATCAACGCGTACGAAGACCTTGTCCGTTTCTTTCACAGCACGCTAGCGGCTGCCTCCCAGAAGAAGGCAGGATCATTGGTCCTGATTCTGGATTCCCTGGACCAGCTTTCCCCTGCTGATGGAGCTCACAGACTGCACTGGCTACCCAAGGAGTGTCCGCAAGGTGTCCACATCATCGTCTCCACCCTGGGGGATGGGAATCCCATTCTGGAG GTCCTCCTTGGTGGGATCCAGAACCCAGACAGTTACTTTGCTGTGGGGCAGTTGTCTCTCCAACAAGGTGAGCAGGTGATCCGCACGTACATGGCAGCGGCAGGGCGCAGTCTCACCCCTGCCCAGCACAGTCTGATTCTCAGCAGCTTCAATCAGTGTGGGCATCCATTCCTGCTGAAGCTGGCACTGGATGCTGCCAGCCAGTGGGCCTCCTACACGCCTCTGCCAGAGCTCCAGGGGGCCACATCGACCAAGGAAGCCGTGTCCCAACTCTACGAGCGTCTTGAGAAGCAGCACGGAAGGGTCCTTGTGACCCACGCTTTGGGGTTCATTGTGTCGTCAAG GAGTGGTCTGACGGAGGCAGAGCTAAGGGACGTCCTGTCTGTGGATGACGAGGTTCTTGCTGATATCTACCAGTACTGGCCTCCTCCCAACAGCAGTATGATCCGCCTGCCCCCGCTACTCTGGACTCGACTGCGTTACGACCTGGGGGAATACCTAGTGGAGAGGCAGGTGGATGGAAACAAAGTGCTGGCACTCTACCACAG GCAGTTCATAGAAATGGTCCAGGAAAGATACTTGTCTGCGGAGCAGAAATCCCGAAGACATCATGTCTTGGCAGATTTCTTTAAAGGAACGTGGAGTCAGGGAGCGAGGAAACCGATCTGTCTGCCTTCTCTGAAAACCAGCCTGAACGCCAACCGAAAG GTGGCCTCCCAGCCTTTGTGGTTCACTGACAACGTGGCCAATCTGAGGAAGCTTCGGGAACTGCCTTTCCATCTGCTGCACGCCGGCCGCAGAGACGAGCTCAAACACAACGTCATTG GTAATATGGACTGGCTTGTTTGTAAGACTCAAGCCTGTGGAATAAGGAGTGTCATTGAAGACCTGTGCATGTGCGCTGAGCATATTGACTGTCCTGAAGTGCGGCTTGTGCGAGATGCATTTCTCCTTTTCAAACCAACCATGGATTTCATCGAGGGACAAATGG ATAGCTGTCTGCTGCACACCGAGCTTCTTGCCAGACTCCACTTCTTTGCGGACTCATACTCTCTGATTGGGTCTCTGTGCTCGCAGTGCAGTGACTTTCTCAGCACCTCTCCCAACCCCACCTTCATCCCCCTGTCGGGATTCTTTCAGCCCCCCGGCGGGCCATTAAAGACCACCCTGACTGGATTTAATAAAG GTATCACAGtgctggagctgtgctcacagtCCAGGCTGCTGCTGGTTGGAGCGGAGGACGGCAGAATGATTGTGTGGAATGTGAACGACACTGAAGTGATCCACACCCTGACCGGACACACGG CGGAGGTGCAGTGTGTCAGGGTGATTGGAAAGGGCACTCGCTGTGTGTCCGGCTCCTATGATCAAACTCTGCGTGTGTGGAGCCTGGTGACGGGGAAGCAGCTTCACTGCATCGAGGAGGGGCCTCGCGGCCCCCAGAACTGTGCCCTGCTTCACGTGGAGGAGAAGAGGGGCATCATATACTCTGGGACCAGCACTCAG TTGAATGCCTGGCAGCTGGAGACGGGCTCTCTGCTCTTCTGCATTGACTCAGAGAGCGCTGTGTTCACTGTGATCCCCGGGGGCGATGAGCCTGGCATAGCCCTCGCTGAAGGAGGCCTGCTCACACTGTGGGACAGAGGCACAGGCCGGTTAGGAATGACCTCCAAGCTCTGTGACCTGGGAAGAGCCGTGCCCACATGCACCCTTCCACTGAGAACACACAGGAGACTAGCAGCCGGGTTCAGCGATGGATCAGTACTCCTG ATTTCTACAGATGGCAGGTTTGATGCTCAGAAAGTTGCttcttctatttcatttcttGTTGTTTCTGAAGACGAGACAGTCCTTTGTGCAG GCCATGGCAAGAGTGTTGCAGTGTTCCAGTTAGACCCCTCCGCGATGGAGAGGTGCTTTGTGAATGACCTGGAGCATGAAGACACTGTGCTGACAGCAGCCGTGGGCACCACACAAGGAGTTCTGATCACCGGCTCAAAGAACGAAGCGATACGG gtgtggagtttgtccagTGGTGCGCTGCTGGACTCGTTCTCTGGGATGGGGGTCTCGGTCACTGCGCTGGTGTTGGTGGAGGATACTCTCATCTCTGCTTCAAGACATGCTTATTACCTGAAGCTGTGGCGTCTTCACTACAACCCGAGAAACAAGACCACTGCCCCTGTCCCCGCCTGCAGGCTGCTCACTGCTGTGTCACACCACGGGGAGTATGTGTACTTCCTGAAACCCGGAGACAGAAAGAAAGTCATTGTGTGGGACTACCTGCAAG GTTCTTCTGTTGATACGATTGACTGCTCAGCAGAGGTGTGCTGTCTGGAAGTGGCTCAGCTGAAGAAGCTGCTCTTCTGTGGAGTGCGATCAGGAACAGTGCTGGTCTATCCACTGGAATTCAGACACGACACAATGTGCATTCCCCCACCAGAACCGCTCCAGAAGGTGTGCAGCATTGGGCTCAGCAAACTGGAGGACAGGCTGGCTGTGGCGTACGAGGACACTATACTTGTATTTGATTTCAACCCTGGAAAGGATTACCCAGTAATTCCAGGGCCTATTCACAAACTAGCCGCCCCTCAGCACACTGTGTCCAGTATCGCGGTGCTGTCAGACTGCAGTCTTCTCTGTGGCTTGGGGAATGGTGAGGTGTCTTTCCTAAAGGACTCGAATGCAGTTCCTCTTCAGGCCCACTCCAGTCAGATCACTTGCATAGCCATCAGTAACCAGGAAATCCATGCGCTTGTAGGCTCTCAGGATTCAATACAAAGACTGTGGAACTTAAAACTGGGCCTGCTGGATCATGAGATGAAATATAAG AGCTTCTTTTTCGAGGGGATTCTCTGCGCTGCGTTCTCTCAGGATGATCAGTATGTTTACACTGGATCCCATGATAGGTCCATTAAAGTGTGGCACACTGGGAACG GGAGCCTGCTGGCAGTGCAGTATGTCTACGCTTCAGTCCCCAGGATAGTAGCCACTTCAGAGGGGTTCATTGCAGTCTCACACCTGGGGTACATCATCAAGGAGAGATTCATCAGCCCCAAGAGAATCCGAGCCCAGTACAACCCACTGCAGAACAGCAGAGACCAATACACAGTGAcctccagagagagagcagcccTACCACTCCTCAGAGCACCAGCACAGCAGGGCAAAAGCAGCAAACCCACGCTGAAGAGATCTCAGTCATGTGCTGTGTTATGA